In Pseudomonadales bacterium, a single window of DNA contains:
- a CDS encoding sel1 repeat family protein, whose protein sequence is MRHWLLILTLPLWLAGCVLEGFELPQNYRPSHPGATAPLADRAVFHAKLDDAKGGEIWLRFVNTGAVSYVMETYARPSNGDSPLLLPMTVRFVPLDARHYALYWRLPTPDGQGYALVRLDAGKLVTLTPPASEATVALAERHGLTASRRLTGGYALADGEKSTEIDASDDARETRVLAFLKALAARKDLQARSWNSRPDVPETLSNALLARLGPHITRMEGGKLIVSQLRELAAYFRARGDKGDPWAHYALARFALNGWGMEIDPPLARVAADAAIRGGVVEANQVLAALRYNGIGQPATPAAAIPYARRAADVGVPAAMYLLGVAYRDGQGVATDKAEARRWLRAAADAGHVDAHAMWADLMLDDQTAASDAQAIAALKAGMEADSANAFYLRGFMHENGRGGQQDFAAATAMFLEATKRRHDYATYLAGERLRRGQGIPQDIIRGRKLVARAAEAGIKEAETALERSDTVLPGNTCVRAMCGNSQADAQPNPNLDKPPYVFAGLRYGASYQDAIRLFGKPERIESSGASSKLFWSSGKFEVSYQKDTGFINSFTIVGQEGVAFVRSRTPKEGMLKLLDLPKAKVADVMGKPTKIWYHDTLMDWQDEIDQHTQGSIFLECTRGAEQACDQMTVHWSGRTTWDPNDGVDSWGLRTSPICGTANAYRNAYTRRGFVLSREKAQTPMWELELFVNAAIPGWVLAGKYLDTSVWTATPSSWELCELAQGDGDYRTQKWYGAYFGKRQGAEK, encoded by the coding sequence ATGAGGCACTGGCTGCTGATTCTCACCCTGCCACTGTGGCTCGCAGGTTGCGTGCTCGAAGGCTTCGAGTTGCCCCAGAACTACAGGCCGTCGCACCCGGGTGCGACCGCGCCGCTCGCCGACCGGGCGGTCTTCCACGCGAAACTCGACGACGCCAAGGGCGGGGAGATCTGGCTGCGATTCGTCAACACCGGCGCGGTCAGCTACGTCATGGAAACCTACGCGCGTCCGTCAAATGGCGACTCCCCCTTGTTGCTGCCGATGACGGTGCGTTTCGTGCCACTGGATGCGCGCCACTACGCGCTCTACTGGCGACTCCCCACGCCCGACGGGCAGGGTTACGCATTGGTCCGGCTCGACGCGGGCAAGCTGGTGACACTCACACCCCCCGCGAGCGAGGCAACGGTCGCGCTCGCCGAACGGCATGGCCTGACCGCAAGCCGGCGCCTGACAGGCGGTTACGCGCTCGCCGACGGGGAAAAGTCGACCGAGATCGACGCATCCGATGACGCCCGCGAAACACGCGTGCTCGCCTTCCTCAAGGCGCTCGCCGCGCGCAAGGATTTGCAGGCACGAAGCTGGAACAGCCGTCCCGACGTGCCGGAAACCCTGAGCAACGCGCTGCTCGCACGCCTCGGCCCGCACATCACTCGCATGGAGGGAGGCAAGCTCATCGTTTCCCAGTTGCGCGAACTCGCCGCCTACTTCCGTGCGCGTGGTGACAAGGGCGACCCGTGGGCGCACTACGCGCTGGCGCGTTTCGCTCTCAACGGCTGGGGCATGGAGATCGACCCGCCGCTCGCGCGCGTGGCCGCCGACGCTGCGATACGGGGCGGCGTGGTTGAGGCCAACCAGGTGCTGGCAGCGTTGCGCTACAACGGCATCGGCCAGCCCGCCACACCGGCGGCGGCGATCCCCTACGCGCGTCGCGCGGCAGACGTCGGCGTGCCCGCCGCGATGTACCTTCTCGGCGTCGCCTACCGCGATGGCCAGGGTGTGGCGACGGACAAAGCCGAAGCACGTCGCTGGCTTCGCGCCGCCGCCGACGCCGGACATGTCGATGCCCACGCGATGTGGGCCGACCTGATGCTCGACGACCAGACTGCCGCGAGCGACGCGCAGGCGATCGCGGCACTGAAAGCCGGCATGGAAGCGGATTCCGCCAACGCCTTCTACCTGCGCGGCTTCATGCATGAAAACGGGCGCGGCGGCCAACAGGATTTCGCTGCCGCCACCGCGATGTTCCTTGAGGCGACCAAGCGTCGCCACGACTATGCCACCTACCTCGCGGGCGAGCGGCTGCGGCGCGGGCAGGGTATCCCGCAGGACATCATCCGGGGCAGGAAACTGGTTGCCCGTGCAGCCGAGGCGGGCATCAAGGAAGCCGAAACGGCGCTGGAGCGGAGCGATACGGTTTTGCCCGGCAATACCTGCGTGAGGGCAATGTGTGGAAACAGTCAGGCAGATGCCCAACCGAACCCGAATCTGGATAAGCCCCCCTACGTGTTCGCGGGCCTGCGCTACGGCGCGTCTTATCAGGACGCGATTCGGCTGTTCGGCAAGCCGGAGCGGATCGAGAGCTCAGGCGCTTCGAGCAAGCTTTTCTGGTCAAGTGGCAAGTTCGAAGTCAGCTACCAGAAGGACACGGGGTTTATCAATAGCTTCACCATTGTCGGCCAGGAGGGCGTGGCTTTCGTACGATCACGTACGCCAAAGGAAGGCATGCTGAAGCTGCTCGACCTGCCCAAAGCCAAAGTCGCCGACGTCATGGGGAAGCCGACGAAGATCTGGTACCACGACACGCTCATGGATTGGCAAGACGAGATCGACCAGCACACGCAAGGCAGCATCTTCCTCGAATGCACGCGCGGGGCAGAACAGGCTTGTGACCAGATGACAGTGCATTGGAGCGGAAGAACGACGTGGGATCCGAACGACGGCGTCGATTCATGGGGTTTGCGGACGAGCCCAATATGCGGCACCGCCAATGCTTATCGGAACGCATACACAAGGCGCGGTTTCGTACTTTCCAGGGAAAAAGCACAAACCCCGATGTGGGAACTGGAACTGTTCGTGAATGCCGCAATCCCGGGCTGGGTGCTGGCCGGCAAATACCTTGACACGTCCGTGTGGACGGCAACGCCTTCGTCCTGGGAATTGTGCGAACTGGCACAGGGTGACGGGGATTACCGCACGCAAAAGTGGTACGGAGCCTATTTCGGCAAGCGACAAGGGGCAGAGAAGTGA